The genomic interval ATCATAGTCAATTGTTgataaatcaaataaagaatCAATGAAGCTGAAATAATGTAGAAGATTATGCAAAATAGGTTAATTTTCTAATTTAAGCTCTCAAACACATTACTcagacaaaataaatttgacttcAGCAGAGTTACTGTTTTTACTATTTTAGGCACTTGTATGTTTACGATATTTGAGCATGAGTTTATATTTACCATGTTGACCATGCACTCGGTAAACTTTAAACATTTGAGTCTCGGAGGGGGGGTACAGAAACCAACAGAAGTCTATACACCCCTCATAGATTTGTTGAAGCTTTACTTTTATGCAGCCTTCTCAGGAACAAATGCTTCATTGTTATAATAAATGAGCTTTACTGTCAAGTCTTCTcaattattgaataattatttgagtTCAACAAAATCTTTCAAATGGATGAATAGCTGCACTgaaaagaattgttttttttttcaccatccCTTCTGTTGAATACTATAATAGCTCAGACATTATTTGATCTTGTGTTCTGTAGGCATGTGCTGAAACACCCTCCAAACCCATGCACCCCTTCCTCATATATCAAGCATGTCTTGGTGTGTCGGTTGGCCAGGTATATCTTGCCACGGGACTTGTATccagaaataacaaaacaaCTGGAGGTATGTGACCAGCTAGTACCCTCTGAAGTGTATAAAGATTATATTATGAAAAAGAATGTTTCAGATTGTTTAATCTGTAAATTTAAGAGCACAATAAACATCAGTTATGATGCTTCATCAGATTTACTTTTATTATCAATATGAacggtaaaatctttatatggTACAGTACAAGTTGTacatgttttttaattattcacAGATCATTGTTTGATATCAGTTGTTTGGATACACAGCTGTCCAAATCATGTCAAGATTTGCTGTCAGTCAGTTGGTATGGCCCAATGTTTTAACTCAAGATtcctttcatattttcctttgtaGTTAAACAACTCTTCATATTCCATAAGCTTCTCCCACCCAAACTTGCATCTGACTTCTGATGCATACAATTCGGTATCCTTTGTACTTACTATCCTTATTAACGTGTCTCTGTTTCTTCATATGATTTGCAGTTTAACCGTAGCCTCTTGCCTCCTCATGGCCTATTAAAGTGGTTAGCTGACCTCTGCCCTCATCTGAGCTGTGAACTCTCGACCAATGCTAAGGATCATCTGATGACTAGTTATTTTCTTCAGATTGCCTCCCATGACCTCTGCAATGAACTTCAGCAGGTCAGTCTATATTCCTATGGCCACAATACATGCACATCACAAAAGTGTACTGTGGGTATACCATGTTGTAACCTAAGAGAAGGTTCTTTAGAGATGCCATGCCAAAACAATATtacaaaattgattgaaattaccTCATATTGTTCGTTCAACTTCCATTAAAATATCTGGTTACAAACATTCATGCAGCAGCTCCCCTGACAATACAAATTTAATGGAATTGCCCTTCTGTGAAATCCTGAATTCTGCAAATTACACATGGAAAATAAGGACTTGACTTTGAAAAGCCAGGTCTTAAATTTTTATACTTTCAGGGCAACGCCACTTGTCTATAGGACACGTTTCTCTGTTCCAatacaaataagaaaatgaaggaaaaaaaattacaagatatCTCCAAAGACAATGTGAGGGGCATTGAGTCTAATCAAAAGGGCATCCAtgacggtaaattgccaatttgtgtactgccaacttgtccactcaccacatggtgtaccttcatttagtcttatgccaCTTCGTCCAGCAACATTTCTTCCCAACAACCATTtgatccaataaccatttggtccaatcttcacttcatctaatcaccatttcgtctgaccattttgtctcataaccagttagATCTAAtatctattcattttcattcatttcgcccaattaacacttagtccaatcaGACCAAATGgtgtatggactaaatggctattggaccaaatggttattagacaaatggtgagtggacgaaatggaaattagaccatgtggatagtggacaaactgacGGTAGACTAAATTATAGAAGACGagttggaaaatttgacaaattggcattagaccgattgaaaataaatctcTGTTACCATGACCATGACCTTCAATGACCATGgattaatattaatataaatatcAGTTGTGGTAAATTTGAAGAGAATAAACTGAATGGGTGTTCCACTTATTAAGTTTGAAATTCATGATTTCACAGAGTAATGATGTAAATGGACCAGGTGGGTGTCTCATATAGCTGTTTTGTAAATTACGAACGACTTTACAAACGACTGGCGATCCTTTGTTGTGGCAAATGATATACCAAACTTTTCATTTAGTGTTCATTTAGTGCccaagaaagaatcaccagtcgtCGTAAATTTGCTTTTTATGAACAGCTATATCACCCACCCAGTCTAGATCTATATGCTGTCAGTCAACCTCTGTGAAATCATAGCTGGACCTACAGACTTTTAAGCTACCAAAATTAAACAATGTAAATTTTTTACACTTGCAATTCCTTCTGCAGACTCTGTATAGCCATCTACATGTAGGATCAGTGAGCCCGGTAGAAGCACAGAAGTCATCTGGAATGATGGATGATGGAGCAGATAGTCCTGACTGCACCGGTGCTATTAACATTGATGGGGATGCAGTCATTCTAGAGGTATAAATgacgtaatatttttttttaaaggaaaacgAAATCTTTGAAATAAGATAGCCTGTgttaaaacagaaatatcaaagaaacagatcaacaaaagtttgagaaaaattgaataaataataagaaagatatgagcctttgaagtttagatcattatcataatgtaGGTCCTCgagttggcaatgcgacaaagatgtgtgatgtcacttgtgaacaactttcccattatttttctatatgtttcacttaaactgcctcttttatcacatctatcagtagatcatgtattctttctataagagggcatgtaatacggattttaaaagaatatattttggataaagagtttgtatcaccataagaaagagcaaaaaaatgacattttaggggtattttatagtccctcacagggaaagttgttcacatgtgacatcacacatatttgtcgcattgccaataggaggatctccatagtatTAGtcatcacaatattcaaatgctcaaaactctctcattatttgtccgaattttctcaaacttactttgatcttattctttgatttttctctttccacttgttccaaaggtactttcatttccctttaaatgCTTCAGGTGGATGACTGCCCTGCTATGATGATttgttaaaatgaaagaaaaaaggtttatAGAATAGGAAAGTCTTATGATGACAGCATATTTTGCAGTCATACATAAAGGGAATATCAAAGTAATTGTTGTTGTTGGCTACTGATCATTTATGCACTAAAGGAACTTTATTATCCATGGCATGCCATCTGCAGATGGGGAAATTAACCTTGCTCTCTTATAACAAAGAAGTGAGGGATTGAAGATGGATATGATAAACTGATTGAAAGGaagagagaatgagatgaagaattaggaggaggggaggagaaagAAATAAGGGGGAatggaaaatgagaaataacAGCAGGAATATTTATAGTAACGTATCAAATCAGCAGATTCAACACTAACAAAATGGAGCAATTTCAAGAGGGATCTTTGTTACACTTTCCAATAGAATGTTGACAATCTTTGATGAACTACACAGTGTATTTGATAATGTTggcatttgatttgatttttttcttttcttacttgCTATTTGTTTTTACCAGTCTGATGTGGAAGAAGTATCAGGGAACCACTCCAAATATACCAGTGCCCGTAGGGGTCAAACTGAATGTACTGAATCAAGTAAACAAACTGATCAACCTGCCAACCAATTCTACCGAGATCCTAGTAAAACTGTCCAGTCACTTGGTGTGCAAGATCAAAGAGTGTCTGTTGTAGGAAAGACACTTCCTCAGAACGATGATGAAGGACAGCCTTCAGAAGAAGTTTTGGTAATTTCTCAAGAAATTAAGTTAACAGATCAAAGATCGCAGGGCGCTTCCACCCGAGCACCAATTATAAGCAAGACAAAGGAGGGAAATGCTTTCAGGAAGGGCCAAAAGAGACGGATGAAAGCCAATTTTCCAGATGTTGGCAAGAAGGTAAATGGGAATTCTAAAAATGAGGCCAGCACAGCAAGAACTTTACATCAAGAAAGTGATGAAATGAAAAGCGAAGAAGTACTGATCATTGTACAAGATAGTGAGTTGGATGAGAAACAGCGAGAAGGTAAACCTTGTAATGACATCGTAGTCGGCAAGAAGGCAAAAGCAAAGTGTGAAGAGATATCCAAGAATGTTAAAATACCTCCCAGCGCAGGCAAGCCACATGATACTGTTGAAGTAGTCTTTGGAACTGTCCAAGAGAAAGGGTCTTCAGAGAAACAGTTGGAATGTGCAGGAGATAATCTGAGAATGGAGAAGGAAGTGAAAAATAGTGAGCAAGATCTGCAGCAAGTCAATAATGTTGCTCTTGTTCCTCCTAGCCCTTACCAGGGTGAGAAGGCACAGGAAATTTTAGTCTGTCAGAAGAGCAGCAACCCTATGGAAGACAATGCCATTTCTGATTCTTGCAGTGAGGAGTCTGGAGGTGTTGATATCATTTATGACACAGAAACCGATCATTCAGACTATCTGACTCTGAGAAAAGCCAGACACCTGAGGAAAATGTTTCCTCCTCAAAATCCATCAAAAGTAAGATCCACTGATTCTCGTGTGGTAACAAGAAGCAGGTACAGGAAGTCAATTCCGGATGCTTATTCTGTAAAATCTTTAATGGACAGAACACCTAAAAAGCATCGAAGCACAGAAAAGGAATCTGATGACTTTCAAGAAGGTTCCCCAATCTTTAAATACACTTGTGATAAACTTGTCCACATTGACAAGAACAGAGGTTCTATAGGAAAAACCAAGAAAATAGACACTGGCAATGAAATATTTCCTATCATTCAAGAAGTGAGAGAAAACAGGATATCTACAAATGAACGAGAACTTTCAAACGATTTAGACAGCAAGACATATCATGCAAATGAAGCAATTTCAAGCTGTGGACGGACAAGAGTAGTGAATCACAGAAAGAAGACTGAAAGTTCAAACTCACCAAACATGTATGATGCTGCCAGCAGACAGATGACAGAACGATCTGTAATGTCTTTTGATTCATCAAAAAATGGTATATTGCCGAGTTGTGGAGTAAGGTCAGGGCTTAGAAGGTCACCTCGGTCACCCAAGCACCAAGACAAGGCAGATGTTTTGGGAGTCTCTTCAGATGATAGTTACAGGTTAGAATTTTCTAGCATTGCCAAAGAGATTAAAAATGCAGGTGGTGATGATCCAACATGCCTCGAGACATCACCTAAAAAGGGAAAGCCGAATGACAGTTTAGGATTGATGAAGGAAGAATGTAGGGCAGATAATCCAGTTGATACAACCAAGTCAGATTCTTTGGTAGATCACTCACAGGTCAGCAATAGGTTTGCTTTGAATCTTCAAAGATCACATAGAAGGAAAGAGCTTGAGGAAAAATCTCTATCTTCTGCCGAAAAAGGATTTCCAGACAGTGACACTTCCTTTAGAGAAAAATTAAGACAGCCAAGGAGAAATGTGGCACAAAAAATTCATTCTATTAATAAGAGTAATGTTGATCAAGTAGTCACACCTAGACAACAATTCCTTCCTTGCAGAAATGCAAAAGGGCAGTTTGTATCGAGGGAGAATGAAAGCTCATGCGAGGGTCGGGTAACTCCCAGACGGAATTGTCCAGTGTCACTTGAATCTTCCCATCCTCGGGTCAGGTCACTCAGAAAACGATCCTTCTCTGAAAGCTTTGCTGACCAGTCTTCATGTTCTACAATTCCCGCTTCCATACCAACTTCTGCTGAGAATGCTGCATTGCACAGTAGAAGCTCCTCAAACATTGGCATTGATCCTCCATCTACCCAAGAATTTGACCCAATACTATCACAGAGTGAGTCACCAGCAAGGTCAAACAATGTGAATGCAAGAAGTTCAGGCAGGATGAAAGCAGATGGCAAAGGGAGTCATGCAAGACCAAAGACATCAGGAGCCAGCTTTTCAGAAAGCAGGACAAAGGATGACAAGGATATTCCTCAAAGATCAGAAGGTACTAGGTCGTTGACTAGTGGAGATTCTGGTACAAGAACAGTATCCACACAATATAGTCCAAGAAGCTCCAAAGTCAGCTCTCAACATCGACTACGTTCCTCTCCAAGAGTGCACCTTGTTAGAAAGGCGCTTGATTTTGAATAAGGATCACATTAGTTTTTACTCTTTCATCAGAAGTTAACAAACAAAAGGccttaattgaaaaaaaaaagttgatttttagAAGAGATATTTGATAATTGTTACCAAGTAACACTGTACTACCGAGATATGCCACATATTATTTGCTTGGGAAAAGGAAATTTAGTAAACTTTATTGTTGTCAGAATCTGTACATCAGTGTAAGTGATGAGTTTGGTACCAAAATCTTAAAGCAACCAAAAATTAGACATTGTCCTTTTGTTAATATATGATTGAGAAAAACTTTTCTTGCATTCCACTTAGTCTCGAGTACAAGAACTTTTATCTCTTAATTTAGAAAACCTTAACCAGTAGTTTTAAGTACCTTTTTAACCGACAGGAGATAAAGGTTAAATTTGATATGAATCTTTTTTTAGGAAcagcaatttattttctttgccCTTTGTAGGTGGTTGTCGggacattttgtttttgtgttgtCGGTCCGTCTGTCccgttatgttttattttgacaaGTATGCTTTTAAAAGTGACGATGAGGTGATTAGTTTGATCATCATGAGATCTAAGGTCAAAGAGGTTATTATTTTAAACTTAAAGAAGTTAGGTGTGTACTTGATCTGGCGGTGGAAAAGGCATAGATTTATTCTGCTGGCAGTAGAGAATCCATCTAGTTCTTTCTATTCATCCTTAACACACATACAAAAGATTGAAGATAACACTCATTCTTTAGAGTGAGTCTGTGTGCAAATAGCCTCAGAAGTTAGAATCTTGATATCTGTTATATGTTCTTGTTTTTCAGTTTTCATAACAAGCTACTTTGTGTGCAAGTATGAGACTATtcttaatacctcggtcacatttgctctacggcggccgtacggtggGTAGAAacggccgttttaacatttttttattccagctacatgtaggtggtttgaataaaaattaataaaacggctgtttttgactcgctgtacggccgccatagagcaaatgtgaccgggGTATTAGTAAGAGATTTATTGTTCAAACCTCTTCAAGAGTGTTTAACTTGTCAGTTGTTATCTGTTAAAgttctatgtatttattgtatcccccgaacagagttcggaggatactatggatttggcctcgtcGCGCCGCGTCTGCAGAGATTTCCTTATGAGCGCTCtgtcagctgcatttcttctccgatcatcttcaaatttggcatgaaggtcGAGTATGGTATAGCAAAGCCGCCTATAGATTTTGATGCGGGCGGAGacattgttgccatggcaacaagagtttttgtggaaatagcagagatgtccttgtgagcgctctaccagctgcatttcttctccgatcatcttttaatgtggcatgaaggtccattatgataaagcaaagccgcctattgattttggtgtgggcggagacattgttgccatggtaacaagagtttttgtcgAGACTGAGGGATCCAAACgtcgtccgtcacaaaccttatgacacaacTCCACAACCgtcacaaccgtaagtcacttttcaaccaaacttggatggtagatggattttgggtacctgcatgttatgctgcagtcggaggtcacatggtaaggtcaaaggtcattttcaggtcaacgttaaagtttacatgcaagactctctttctccgcaaccgtaagtcacttttcaaccacacttggatggtagatgggctTGGGGGACCTGTATGCTAAggtcattgtcgccatgataattgtatttatttgtcaaatttcagtgtgagctctatatatatcgcaatgacggatgacctggtgggttcgggggatacatgtgctcggctgcgcgacccgccgagcatctctagttcatatatatgtttatttaaatgTATAGTGTCATGTGCGGGCGTTGTCCACGAAGCTGTCCATTAATAAAGTGATGCATGATTTAGTAAACAGCTGATTATGATAAGCCAAATGTCAAAGTTATTTTACAAGTTTTTAATGTATgatcatttattttaatcatctAAAATGTGGCTCTTAAtatgatttccattgaaaactTGAGTTGATAGGGTCAATGTCAGcacatttgaaattttggtAATATTAAAGGAGGAGAAACCAACATggttgtttttatgtttttattgtaaaaaatactTAATGTTCATTTAATAGTGTGCTCAGAAACCTTACAGTACTGAAGAAGTGTAATTTTTATCAGCAGATTGCCTCCTTTGCATATTTTTATGAGACATAGTCAAGGATTATGCGAAGAGAAGATCTTGTACTTTTGTATTTGAGTAGATAGCAACTACTATTGGGTtgctattttttatatttttatgatgtgCATTATGTGTACATGATGTGCAATTGGGGTCACAAGATTTGTGaacattattatttatcaaaatataatattttatattataatgaGGTGCTATTCATTGCATTGCATTACTATGAGAGCCATTTGGTTTAATCATGGTCAATCTCATTGATAACATGTATGgccagaaaaagaaaaaaaaaattgaaatgattttttttaagctgCGCTGCCaagccaaacaaaaaaaaaagatcacatTTATCTAAATTTCAGTTTCTATGAATGGATTCACATCCAGGCATGAACATAAGCCATGCATGATTGGGTCAAAAGTATGATCATTAGTTTCATGAGCCGGTTGGTATATGTTTTAATGGCTATTGGTATTTTGCACTGTATTGTAAAACCTACCTTTATATATACATGGATCAATACAGGTGTTTGTGACGCAGACGGAAAAAAAGGTTGAAATAGGGGAGAGTATTTGTGCACAATGCACACTTATGATTGACACAACCAACAGGCTTTTTCTTACCTAAGGGGAGCAGTTGTGTCCTGTGTATCGCCACAAGCTGAATTTACTGAGACTGCAGAGATGTGCTCAACTTTTGGCAAAGTTTTGAATGATAAATAGCAAACAACACACGCTTTGCATATTATTCTGAAAATTGCTTCCCTCTTGCTATTATTTCTTTTATGGAAGGTCAAATtgtgttattttattgttttatttatatgtgATCAAAAGATGTTTCCGAAATATAATCATTGAGTTATGAAtgacttaaaggacaagtctaccccagcaaaaagttgatttgaataaaaggggaaaaatccactgaaaatttcatcaaaatcagatgtaatatatgaaagttatgacattttaaagtttcccttaattTCACTTTAACCTGTATTTTAGTatgaaaaattcaatttttctcctcatCAGTGAAACAAAACTttgttcctccctgaacatgtggaattaccattattttaacagttcatggtttaatcaagttggtcctcattgccaagtatggaaatattgtacaattaaacaaaaaagaaaaagaagaaatagtgagtgaggggcatcatcgactctcatttgcatgtcactgagttgtgcatatagctgttttgtgaaaaattagcaaaacttacaaatgtcataacttattatatatctgattttgatgaaattttcagcattgtgcttgtttgatttttctctattgattcaaatcaaccattttctgggatggacttaaCCTTTAAGAAAGGATAACCGTGAAGATGAAATATGCAAGTGTTGTAAAAGCATTCTTTTGTAAACATAGATTTCATTGCAAGTATGTTATTTTGCCATTATCTATCATGACTTGCATGTGAATGGAATATGGTAAAGTCTCTTGAGACTGTAAATGTACCAGTATGTTCAACTTTGGTAAAATTTGACTGAGAAAATGTAAATAACACAGTATGCATTGTGTATTCTGTTCCGCTTTGACCTAGGCTATTTTTTTACTTGTGCAGACTGaaattgtattgttttatttgcacGTGATCATagggtatttcataaagctattcattttatgaaatgacTAACAAAGAACTAGAGAACGGATAGCCACAAATTTCTAATATGCGATTGTATTTACTTATGTAAAACATACAATATTTTGCTACAGAGAGTGTCATTTGCTGCAATTTGCCATGACTCctatgaagtacatgtacaagtttTGTAAAAACTGTTTAATCACTCGTTGAAACTTTGAATTCACCTCACATAATTGATGACACTTAAACTTCACTTATTAAGTCTTAAGCAGTAAAGAGCAGCATTATTAACCCTgccacccccctcccc from Lytechinus pictus isolate F3 Inbred chromosome 2, Lp3.0, whole genome shotgun sequence carries:
- the LOC129254605 gene encoding uncharacterized protein LOC129254605 isoform X2, which translates into the protein MDRRQRATRFVVGLAEKFFKETHGGVFSAKDKKSYLMKSVSSMAQGRLKRELFKYRSLYCKRFRRCIKNLKEHQDAPGDPDVVHFGRSLQNFEDTLTVSVDQGTSKMEVAKQETKEMPSCSNERTDRTPASDNQHVKACSPKKQSISCIPPDSPIETRSDWTSIKDHHVKRSMSVNELCIEMTVLFHQCENASLNDKMNHAVRFFKQEVAGILKHKNIARASDLANALDSVMLYFHFKCDILHTDQKRPLLCKDAAYRCLMAIMLSLYSSMNMIITRCDPDKSHRLARHTLFKACLLLENQELLMDVVLQLLVKPEPVDAPYLRPTIMHVLKHPPNPCTPSSYIKHVLVCRLARYILPRDLYPEITKQLEFNRSLLPPHGLLKWLADLCPHLSCELSTNAKDHLMTSYFLQIASHDLCNELQQTLYSHLHVGSVSPVEAQKSSGMMDDGADSPDCTGAINIDGDAVILESDVEEVSGNHSKYTSARRGQTECTESSKQTDQPANQFYRDPSKTVQSLGVQDQRVSVVGKTLPQNDDEGQPSEEVLVISQEIKLTDQRSQGASTRAPIISKTKEGNAFRKGQKRRMKANFPDVGKKVNGNSKNEASTARTLHQESDEMKSEEVLIIVQDSELDEKQREGKPCNDIVVGKKAKAKCEEISKNVKIPPSAGKPHDTVEVVFGTVQEKGSSEKQLECAGDNLRMEKEVKNSEQDLQQVNNVALVPPSPYQGEKAQEILVCQKSSNPMEDNAISDSCSEESGGVDIIYDTETDHSDYLTLRKARHLRKMFPPQNPSKVRSTDSRVVTRSRYRKSIPDAYSVKSLMDRTPKKHRSTEKESDDFQEGSPIFKYTCDKLVHIDKNRGSIGKTKKIDTGNEIFPIIQEVRENRISTNERELSNDLDSKTYHANEAISSCGRTRVVNHRKKTESSNSPNMYDAASRQMTERSVMSFDSSKNGILPSCGVRSGLRRSPRSPKHQDKADVLGVSSDDSYRLEFSSIAKEIKNAGGDDPTCLETSPKKGKPNDSLGLMKEECRADNPVDTTKSDSLVDHSQVSNRFALNLQRSHRRKELEEKSLSSAEKGFPDSDTSFREKLRQPRRNVAQKIHSINKSNVDQVVTPRQQFLPCRNAKGQFVSRENESSCEGRVTPRRNCPVSLESSHPRVRSLRKRSFSESFADQSSCSTIPASIPTSAENAALHSRSSSNIGIDPPSTQEFDPILSQSESPARSNNVNARSSGRMKADGASFSESRTKDDKDIPQRSEGTRSLTSGDSGTRTVSTQYSPRSSKVSSQHRLRSSPRVHLVRKALDFE
- the LOC129254605 gene encoding uncharacterized protein LOC129254605 isoform X1, with translation MDRRQRATRFVVGLAEKFFKETHGGVFSAKDKKSYLMKSVSSMAQGRLKRELFKYRSLYCKRFRRCIKNLKEHQDAPGDPDVVHFGRSLQNFEDTLTVSVDQGTSKMEVAKQETKEMPSCSNERTDRTPASDNQHVKACSPKKQSISCIPPDSPIETRSDWTSIKDHHVKRSMSVNELCIEMTVLFHQCENASLNDKMNHAVRFFKQEVAGILKHKNIARASDLANALDSVMLYFHFKCDILHTDQKRPLLCKDAAYRCLMAIMLSLYSSMNMIITRCDPDKSHRLARHTLFKACLLLENQELLMDVVLQLLVKPEPVDAPYLRPTIMHVLKHPPNPCTPSSYIKHVLVCRLARYILPRDLYPEITKQLEFNRSLLPPHGLLKWLADLCPHLSCELSTNAKDHLMTSYFLQIASHDLCNELQQTLYSHLHVGSVSPVEAQKSSGMMDDGADSPDCTGAINIDGDAVILESDVEEVSGNHSKYTSARRGQTECTESSKQTDQPANQFYRDPSKTVQSLGVQDQRVSVVGKTLPQNDDEGQPSEEVLVISQEIKLTDQRSQGASTRAPIISKTKEGNAFRKGQKRRMKANFPDVGKKVNGNSKNEASTARTLHQESDEMKSEEVLIIVQDSELDEKQREGKPCNDIVVGKKAKAKCEEISKNVKIPPSAGKPHDTVEVVFGTVQEKGSSEKQLECAGDNLRMEKEVKNSEQDLQQVNNVALVPPSPYQGEKAQEILVCQKSSNPMEDNAISDSCSEESGGVDIIYDTETDHSDYLTLRKARHLRKMFPPQNPSKVRSTDSRVVTRSRYRKSIPDAYSVKSLMDRTPKKHRSTEKESDDFQEGSPIFKYTCDKLVHIDKNRGSIGKTKKIDTGNEIFPIIQEVRENRISTNERELSNDLDSKTYHANEAISSCGRTRVVNHRKKTESSNSPNMYDAASRQMTERSVMSFDSSKNGILPSCGVRSGLRRSPRSPKHQDKADVLGVSSDDSYRLEFSSIAKEIKNAGGDDPTCLETSPKKGKPNDSLGLMKEECRADNPVDTTKSDSLVDHSQVSNRFALNLQRSHRRKELEEKSLSSAEKGFPDSDTSFREKLRQPRRNVAQKIHSINKSNVDQVVTPRQQFLPCRNAKGQFVSRENESSCEGRVTPRRNCPVSLESSHPRVRSLRKRSFSESFADQSSCSTIPASIPTSAENAALHSRSSSNIGIDPPSTQEFDPILSQSESPARSNNVNARSSGRMKADGKGSHARPKTSGASFSESRTKDDKDIPQRSEGTRSLTSGDSGTRTVSTQYSPRSSKVSSQHRLRSSPRVHLVRKALDFE